The following are from one region of the Nitrospirota bacterium genome:
- a CDS encoding response regulator — protein sequence MRLLRNLFKIDLNRISLTLKMALVSVLVGFIVSVAGGYVLSKNLKAVLNERLTEQLTKVAADNRRVFDKFYIGFHQQVRLFVSRSDFLNYISNVKWDNSSEPIILKDVPPWAPPASMLRTFQQFSYLLLFDANGNLREFFQNDARPPSVGLLKQNYSLFLQISNDITMTTSISGEPYVLSSKTVSDNKGNTLATLMMVERVDSDMLQVLYGTDAPGVIAIVSSKDSKVIVSNKPNLIPQGTTFDNNFKKKYTFLGKSFLDYGDVDSWLMIVSLISNEDVESLDRTIMLRTRLLGIVGASSLIFSFVIVMMFAMKKISRLNREITEFSKATGVNLSMQSNAGDQLFQLEKRFRMLLDEILISRKEIENKNEELELRVEERTEELAAANEELYATNEELSATNEELSATNEELINTNNVLEREVSERKKVEDELVKAKESAEEANKAKSTFLANMSHELRTPMNGIIGMTNLALDTLLDSDQREYLTIVKNSSNHLLNLINDVLDYSKIEAGKMELQEADFDLFITIKTTLEPMVITANNKGVNLTVEISPAVPASLQGDAGRLRQVLVNLIGNSLKFTDKGKIELKVDLAQRVLKTAQPTDEKTQILYFSISDTGIGIPKENLDGIFDSFSRVESFSTKKYEGTGLGLAIVKKVVAMLGGEIWVESELGKGSTFYFTSRFKVLSKPASDVARIEKTAFRPKRILVVDSDISISKKIAEMIRSDGFYVEVASGGYEASGILTFSTIQYDIAIVDFQLSDMDGFAFSKNMKSIEKLSHIKVIMMVSAGIKGDDLHCRALGISGYLVKPIYKSDLIAILSMLIANWENPEAPLLTRHTALESRSSLNVLLAEDNIVNQTLAVKLLEKHGIKPSVAGNGLEATEATAKTRFDLILMDIQMPVMDGLEAAKHIRKSLDCEINKDVPIIAMTANALIGDKERCIEAGMTDYISKPIEADDLYALIEKYTASWQARSDTSSLNLEDRSDDVSALQQPAQITSETSLNIAKTLKRVKNDEGILRDMWQAFVEDAPNQIAYLKTLFEARNIEGLKQQIHLIKGMSANVGATALNSESIRTEAALKNMNDSTEDAEKIRSFVENIQFESEKALKDMATCLSQPVGTIR from the coding sequence ATGAGATTATTGAGAAATCTTTTTAAAATTGATCTGAACCGCATATCTCTGACACTAAAAATGGCTCTTGTGTCAGTGCTGGTCGGTTTTATTGTAAGCGTTGCAGGTGGTTACGTACTCAGTAAAAACCTCAAAGCAGTGCTCAATGAACGGTTAACCGAACAGCTTACCAAAGTGGCGGCTGACAACAGAAGGGTTTTTGACAAGTTTTACATTGGCTTCCATCAGCAAGTACGCCTGTTTGTATCTCGCAGTGACTTTCTAAATTATATTTCTAACGTAAAGTGGGACAATTCATCTGAGCCAATCATCCTGAAGGATGTTCCGCCGTGGGCTCCCCCTGCTTCAATGCTCCGGACATTTCAGCAGTTTAGCTATCTGTTGTTGTTTGATGCAAATGGAAACCTGAGGGAATTCTTTCAAAATGATGCCAGACCTCCTTCTGTTGGCCTCTTAAAACAAAACTACTCACTTTTCTTGCAAATCAGTAACGACATCACAATGACAACATCCATAAGTGGAGAGCCATATGTCCTGTCCTCAAAGACTGTTTCAGATAATAAAGGAAACACTCTTGCCACCCTGATGATGGTCGAACGTGTGGATTCGGATATGCTGCAGGTTCTCTACGGAACCGATGCGCCAGGAGTAATAGCGATTGTTTCGTCAAAAGATTCAAAAGTAATAGTAAGCAATAAGCCCAATCTAATACCTCAGGGAACTACCTTCGACAACAATTTTAAAAAGAAATACACTTTTTTAGGAAAGTCTTTCTTAGACTATGGAGATGTGGACTCGTGGTTAATGATTGTCTCTTTAATCTCCAATGAGGATGTGGAGAGCCTGGATCGCACTATCATGCTTAGAACCAGGCTGTTGGGAATAGTAGGTGCGTCTTCCTTAATATTTTCTTTTGTAATCGTAATGATGTTTGCAATGAAAAAAATTTCACGTCTGAATCGTGAAATTACTGAGTTTTCAAAAGCGACAGGCGTAAACCTAAGTATGCAAAGCAATGCCGGCGACCAACTATTCCAACTTGAGAAGAGATTCAGGATGCTTTTAGATGAAATACTCATTTCGAGAAAAGAAATTGAAAATAAAAATGAAGAGTTAGAACTGAGAGTGGAGGAAAGAACTGAGGAGCTTGCTGCCGCTAATGAAGAGCTCTATGCCACTAATGAAGAGCTCAGTGCCACTAATGAAGAGCTCAGTGCCACTAATGAAGAACTTATTAATACAAACAATGTGTTAGAGCGTGAGGTATCGGAACGTAAGAAGGTTGAAGATGAGTTAGTAAAGGCAAAAGAGTCAGCAGAAGAGGCCAATAAAGCTAAGAGCACATTTTTAGCCAATATGAGCCATGAGTTGCGCACCCCCATGAACGGTATCATAGGAATGACTAATCTGGCTCTGGACACACTCCTTGACAGCGACCAGAGGGAGTATTTAACCATAGTTAAAAACTCCTCAAACCATCTGCTTAACCTGATAAATGACGTATTGGATTACTCTAAAATAGAAGCCGGCAAAATGGAACTACAGGAGGCGGATTTTGATTTGTTTATAACTATAAAAACCACACTGGAACCTATGGTGATTACGGCAAACAACAAGGGAGTAAATCTAACAGTGGAGATTTCACCTGCAGTGCCGGCTTCATTACAAGGAGATGCCGGAAGGCTGCGGCAGGTGTTGGTTAATCTTATCGGCAACTCTCTAAAGTTTACAGACAAAGGCAAAATTGAGTTGAAAGTGGATTTGGCTCAAAGAGTTTTAAAGACAGCTCAGCCCACTGATGAAAAAACTCAAATATTGTATTTCTCAATCTCTGATACAGGAATAGGTATTCCTAAAGAAAACTTAGACGGAATTTTTGACAGCTTTAGCAGAGTAGAAAGTTTTTCAACCAAAAAATATGAAGGGACAGGGCTTGGGCTGGCAATAGTAAAAAAGGTTGTGGCAATGCTTGGTGGTGAGATATGGGTGGAGAGCGAATTAGGCAAAGGCAGTACCTTCTATTTCACGTCCAGATTTAAGGTATTATCAAAGCCTGCATCAGACGTTGCACGCATAGAAAAGACTGCATTCAGACCTAAACGCATACTTGTAGTTGACAGTGATATATCTATAAGCAAAAAGATAGCCGAAATGATACGCAGTGATGGCTTCTATGTTGAAGTGGCCTCAGGCGGTTATGAGGCCTCAGGTATTCTCACATTTTCAACCATACAGTATGACATAGCCATTGTAGATTTCCAACTTTCAGATATGGACGGCTTTGCATTTTCAAAAAATATGAAATCCATAGAGAAGTTGTCACATATCAAAGTGATTATGATGGTCTCAGCAGGCATAAAAGGAGATGACCTGCATTGCAGGGCTCTTGGCATTTCCGGGTACTTAGTTAAACCAATTTATAAGTCTGATTTAATTGCAATACTCTCTATGCTGATAGCTAATTGGGAAAACCCTGAGGCACCGCTTTTGACTCGCCACACAGCGCTGGAATCAAGAAGTTCTCTTAATGTTTTATTAGCTGAGGATAATATCGTAAACCAGACACTTGCAGTGAAACTTCTGGAAAAACACGGGATTAAGCCATCAGTTGCAGGAAACGGACTAGAGGCAACAGAGGCAACAGCTAAAACCCGCTTTGATCTCATTCTCATGGATATTCAGATGCCGGTGATGGATGGTTTAGAGGCGGCAAAGCATATAAGAAAATCACTGGACTGTGAGATAAATAAAGATGTGCCAATAATAGCTATGACCGCTAACGCTCTCATAGGAGACAAGGAACGATGTATTGAAGCAGGGATGACAGATTATATTTCTAAGCCTATAGAGGCTGATGATTTATATGCACTAATTGAAAAGTACACCGCCTCCTGGCAGGCAAGGAGTGACACATCGTCTCTTAATCTTGAAGACAGATCGGATGATGTTTCCGCTTTACAGCAGCCTGCCCAAATCACATCTGAAACGTCATTAAATATAGCTAAAACCTTAAAGCGGGTAAAAAACGACGAGGGAATCCTCAGAGATATGTGGCAGGCGTTTGTAGAGGATGCTCCAAATCAGATAGCTTATCTTAAAACCCTGTTTGAAGCAAGAAATATAGAGGGGTTAAAACAACAAATCCATTTGATTAAAGGGATGTCCGCCAATGTTGGCGCCACAGCTCTTAACAGTGAATCTATAAGAACAGAGGCGGCACTTAAAAACATGAATGATAGCACTGAAGATGCAGAAAAAATACGAAGCTTTGTAGAAAATATACAATTTGAATCAGAGAAGGCTTTAAAGGATATGGCCACCTGTCTTTCACAACCTGTAGGCACAATTCGCTGA